Proteins encoded in a region of the Oceanibaculum nanhaiense genome:
- a CDS encoding TetR family transcriptional regulator yields the protein MARKTDIEGRAIEAALALAAEQGWDKISYADIAAKAGLKIAELYPVFSSKTAILTAFSRRIDEKVLAGTDPEDAEEPVRDRLLDVLLRRFEALRPQREAIAAIVKDLPRDPVTAACLAQQATTSMRWMLRAAGLDDHGLKGMVRVRALAGIYALSLRVWLNDDSPDLGKTTASLDKNLSRLEGWTGGIGR from the coding sequence ATGGCACGCAAGACAGACATTGAAGGCCGGGCGATCGAAGCGGCACTGGCGCTGGCGGCGGAGCAGGGCTGGGACAAGATCAGCTATGCCGATATCGCGGCGAAGGCCGGGCTGAAGATTGCCGAGCTTTATCCCGTCTTCTCGTCCAAGACCGCCATTCTCACCGCCTTTTCCCGACGGATCGACGAGAAGGTGCTGGCCGGCACCGACCCGGAAGACGCGGAAGAACCGGTGCGCGACCGGCTGCTGGATGTGCTGCTGCGCCGCTTCGAGGCGCTGCGCCCGCAGCGCGAGGCCATCGCCGCCATCGTGAAGGATTTGCCGCGCGACCCTGTGACCGCGGCCTGCCTCGCCCAACAGGCGACGACCTCCATGCGCTGGATGCTGCGCGCGGCCGGGCTGGACGATCACGGGCTGAAGGGCATGGTCCGCGTGCGGGCACTGGCCGGAATCTATGCGCTCTCCCTGCGGGTCTGGCTGAACGACGACAGCCCCGACCTTGGCAAGACCACGGCCAGCCTGGACAAGAATCTTAGCCGGCTGGAGGGCTGGACTGGCGGAATCGGTCGCTAG
- a CDS encoding LysR family transcriptional regulator — MANCKLFAAATTGALALWAIAEAGASASRAARRTGLIPSNIVCNSFHQIEIAGQPYTCPLHDHEICCSDTDSYRPNIVFRIILIRMEWNDIRVFLAVARGGSLRAAARELALTQPTVLRRLRTLEAALDVLLFERTPDGHRLTDAGRDLMPLAESMAETAAAIDRRRAAYAEDTAGVVKIYAGEWGAAFLAERMGDFARNNPAIILELSETHSDPDLARREADLMVRHGLPERGDLLAVGLGTMQGTLYAARDYADATPESLDERRWKACNFVSFDAPHEYFSTMAWLTGKLGERSAQVRASRIHLQHAAIRAGAGIGILPCFLGDIDERLVRVAPAPVPALAADLWLLVHPDLRHVPRIRTVIDWLQKEFRRCAPALAGAPQSAPSSRPLAAE; from the coding sequence ATGGCGAATTGCAAATTGTTTGCCGCGGCGACCACAGGCGCCCTCGCGCTCTGGGCCATTGCCGAAGCCGGCGCCAGCGCGAGCAGGGCCGCAAGGAGGACAGGCCTGATTCCATCGAACATCGTGTGCAACTCATTCCACCAGATCGAAATAGCCGGGCAACCATACACCTGCCCCCTTCATGATCACGAAATTTGCTGCAGTGATACAGATTCGTATCGCCCCAACATTGTATTTCGTATTATTCTAATCCGCATGGAATGGAATGACATCAGGGTGTTTCTGGCGGTAGCGCGGGGCGGTAGCCTGCGCGCGGCGGCGCGCGAGCTGGCGCTGACCCAGCCGACCGTGCTGCGCCGGCTGCGCACGCTGGAGGCCGCGCTCGACGTGCTGCTGTTCGAGCGCACGCCCGACGGCCACCGTCTGACCGATGCCGGCCGCGACCTGATGCCGCTGGCCGAGAGCATGGCGGAGACCGCCGCCGCCATCGACCGCCGCCGCGCCGCCTATGCCGAGGACACCGCGGGCGTCGTGAAGATCTATGCCGGCGAATGGGGCGCTGCCTTCCTGGCCGAGCGCATGGGCGATTTCGCCCGCAACAACCCGGCGATCATCCTGGAACTGTCGGAAACCCACAGCGACCCTGACCTTGCCCGGCGCGAGGCCGACCTGATGGTGCGGCACGGTCTGCCCGAACGCGGCGACCTGCTGGCGGTTGGCCTTGGCACCATGCAGGGCACGCTCTATGCCGCGCGCGACTATGCCGACGCCACCCCGGAATCGCTGGACGAACGGCGCTGGAAGGCCTGCAATTTTGTCTCCTTCGACGCGCCGCACGAATATTTCAGCACCATGGCCTGGCTGACCGGCAAGCTGGGCGAGCGCAGCGCGCAGGTGCGCGCCTCGCGCATTCATCTGCAACATGCCGCGATCCGCGCCGGGGCAGGAATCGGCATCCTGCCCTGCTTCCTGGGCGATATCGACGAGCGGCTGGTGCGTGTCGCGCCCGCGCCGGTGCCGGCGCTTGCCGCCGATCTGTGGCTGCTGGTGCATCCCGACCTGCGGCATGTGCCACGCATCCGCACCGTCATCGACTGGCTACAGAAGGAATTCCGGCGCTGCGCCCCTGCACTGGCCGGCGCACCGCAGTCGGCGCCATCCTCCCGCCCGCTGGCGGCGGAATAG
- the modA gene encoding molybdate ABC transporter substrate-binding protein → MVAAANNLQFAIEELAEAFRQETGQAVRLAMGSSGNASRQIRQGAPFELFLSADEDYVLDLARDGFTRDEGIVYAIGRLAIVTPKNSPLTADGTLEDLAAALADGRLSRFAIANPEHAPYGQRAVEALRHKGLWQAIEPKLVYGENVSQAAQFALSGNAQGGLIAYALALTPQARQAGAYALVPQDYHSPLRQRMALTKKAGPAAERFYAYLQTPAARAIFRKYGFLLPGESG, encoded by the coding sequence GTGGTCGCCGCGGCAAACAATTTGCAATTCGCCATCGAGGAACTGGCCGAGGCCTTCCGTCAGGAGACCGGCCAGGCGGTCCGGCTGGCGATGGGATCGTCCGGCAATGCCTCCCGGCAGATTCGCCAGGGCGCGCCGTTTGAACTGTTCTTGTCAGCCGACGAGGATTATGTGCTCGATCTCGCCCGCGACGGCTTTACCCGCGACGAGGGCATCGTTTACGCCATCGGGCGCCTGGCCATCGTCACACCGAAGAACTCGCCGCTGACAGCCGACGGCACGCTGGAAGACCTCGCCGCCGCCCTGGCGGACGGCAGGCTGTCGCGCTTCGCCATCGCCAATCCGGAGCATGCGCCCTATGGCCAGCGGGCCGTGGAGGCGCTGCGACACAAGGGGCTGTGGCAGGCCATCGAGCCGAAGCTGGTCTATGGCGAGAATGTCTCCCAGGCCGCGCAGTTCGCCTTGTCGGGCAATGCGCAGGGCGGCCTTATCGCCTACGCGCTGGCGCTGACGCCGCAGGCCCGGCAGGCCGGGGCGTATGCGCTGGTGCCGCAGGACTATCACTCTCCGCTGCGCCAGCGCATGGCGCTGACGAAGAAGGCCGGCCCGGCGGCCGAGCGGTTCTATGCCTATCTGCAAACGCCAGCGGCGCGCGCCATCTTCCGCAAATACGGGTTCCTGCTGCCGGGCGAATCGGGCTAA
- the modB gene encoding molybdate ABC transporter permease subunit, with amino-acid sequence MDWTALWLSLRLAAITVLFLLPIGIALGRLLAYRDFAGKGLVEALVALPLVLPPTVFGYYLLVAFGAASPLGQLWESLFGSQLVFTFEGLLVASIIFNLPFAIQPMQRGFEAIPPEVREAAACCGMTPWQALSRVELPLAWPGILTAMVLSFAHTLGEFGIVLMVGGSIPGETKTIAISIYDRVQAFDDAAAGQMSAMLLALSLVVIALTFAFSRRIGRRLG; translated from the coding sequence ATGGACTGGACCGCCCTATGGCTGTCGCTGCGGCTGGCGGCGATCACGGTGCTGTTCCTGTTGCCCATCGGCATCGCGCTGGGCCGGTTGCTGGCCTACCGGGATTTCGCCGGCAAGGGGCTGGTCGAGGCGCTGGTGGCGCTGCCGCTGGTGCTGCCGCCGACCGTGTTCGGCTATTACCTGCTGGTCGCCTTCGGCGCCGCCTCGCCGCTGGGCCAGCTGTGGGAAAGCCTGTTCGGCAGCCAGCTCGTCTTCACCTTCGAGGGGCTGCTGGTCGCCTCCATCATCTTTAACCTGCCCTTCGCCATCCAGCCGATGCAGCGCGGCTTCGAGGCGATCCCGCCGGAAGTGCGCGAGGCCGCCGCCTGCTGCGGCATGACGCCGTGGCAGGCGCTGTCGCGGGTCGAATTGCCGCTGGCCTGGCCGGGCATCCTGACGGCGATGGTGCTAAGCTTCGCGCATACGCTGGGCGAATTTGGCATCGTGCTTATGGTCGGCGGCTCGATTCCCGGCGAGACCAAAACCATCGCAATCTCGATCTATGACCGGGTACAGGCGTTCGACGATGCCGCCGCCGGGCAGATGTCGGCGATGCTGCTGGCGCTGTCGCTGGTGGTGATCGCGCTGACCTTCGCCTTCTCGCGCCGCATCGGCCGGAGGCTGGGATGA